In Halapricum desulfuricans, a single window of DNA contains:
- a CDS encoding FKBP-type peptidyl-prolyl cis-trans isomerase, whose amino-acid sequence MSIEPGDGVTIDYVGRLDDGTIFDTSRREVAIEAGLAEPGDIEPEEYASLAFTVGEGEIIEGLDEALVGMAEGETATITVPPEKAYGEHESDRVREYDPETFEGMVGQQPAVGLHVHAQNGLHGDVTAVTEDGVEVDFNHQLAGETLTFEVEVLEVRD is encoded by the coding sequence ATGTCAATCGAACCCGGCGATGGGGTGACCATCGACTACGTCGGTCGCCTCGATGACGGAACGATCTTCGACACCTCCCGGCGCGAGGTCGCTATCGAGGCCGGACTGGCCGAACCCGGCGATATCGAACCCGAGGAGTACGCCTCGCTGGCATTCACCGTCGGTGAAGGCGAGATCATCGAGGGGTTGGACGAGGCACTGGTCGGAATGGCCGAGGGAGAGACGGCGACGATAACCGTCCCGCCCGAGAAGGCCTATGGGGAGCACGAATCGGACCGCGTCAGGGAGTACGACCCGGAGACCTTCGAGGGGATGGTCGGCCAGCAGCCGGCGGTCGGCTTGCACGTCCACGCCCAGAACGGCCTGCACGGCGACGTCACTGCCGTCACCGAGGACGGCGTCGAGGTCGATTTCAACCACCAGCTCGCGGGCGAGACGCTTACCTTTGAGGTCGAAGTCCTCGAAGTTCGAGACTAG
- a CDS encoding DUF2800 domain-containing protein: MPFSVSWHTLLEELDELDDGAELITPLSHDRFRVTDVQEHRVVVTFGDTGERRPLQRDQFETLYRRIQDSDDEFDLDRLPPDADPYPAVLSLHPRFEVDEQEGVIIEKEETTDTQLLSDESASAESDRVEPDGLDVYSDALLLIDALERQDVSDLTALETDALVNLYTLCSDVQRNANDFRQDIADVLLDRLHHDQPVHGQYGSVQRTSRRNRSLKDEEEVLATLEDAGIDRERVTSVDSKKVNEALEVTELSETDIYEVDESEYVRKADVDEDVKESRLQGLKDRLAASSDTESDELRQEIEALEERIDDLTSFSTGTQMQG, translated from the coding sequence ATGCCGTTTAGCGTCAGTTGGCACACCCTGCTCGAGGAACTTGACGAGTTGGACGACGGTGCCGAACTCATCACACCGCTCTCTCACGACAGGTTCCGGGTTACGGACGTTCAGGAACACCGCGTCGTCGTCACGTTCGGCGATACTGGAGAGCGTCGCCCGCTCCAGCGCGATCAGTTCGAGACCCTCTACCGACGTATTCAGGACTCGGACGACGAGTTCGATCTCGATCGGCTCCCGCCCGATGCCGACCCGTACCCGGCAGTACTGAGCCTGCATCCTCGATTCGAGGTCGACGAACAAGAGGGCGTTATCATCGAAAAAGAGGAGACGACCGATACGCAACTCCTGAGTGACGAATCGGCGTCTGCCGAGAGCGACCGTGTCGAGCCTGATGGACTCGACGTGTACTCCGATGCGCTCCTCCTCATCGACGCGCTGGAACGTCAGGACGTCTCCGATCTCACGGCGCTGGAGACGGATGCGCTGGTGAACCTCTACACGCTCTGTTCGGACGTCCAGCGGAACGCGAACGACTTCCGGCAGGACATCGCCGACGTGTTACTCGACCGTCTCCACCACGACCAACCAGTCCACGGCCAGTACGGCTCGGTCCAGCGAACGTCGCGCCGCAATCGATCGCTGAAAGACGAAGAGGAGGTACTAGCCACACTGGAAGACGCAGGGATCGACCGTGAGCGCGTCACGAGCGTCGATTCGAAGAAGGTGAACGAGGCACTGGAAGTGACTGAACTCTCGGAAACGGATATCTATGAGGTTGATGAAAGCGAATACGTCCGGAAGGCAGACGTAGACGAGGATGTCAAAGAGTCGCGACTCCAGGGATTGAAAGACCGGCTTGCGGCCAGTAGCGACACGGAGTCCGACGAGCTACGACAGGAGATCGAAGCCCTCGAGGAACGCATCGACGACCTCACCAGTTTCAGTACGGGAACACAGATGCAGGGGTAA
- a CDS encoding SWIM zinc finger family protein: MNVDRETVKNRSTDAVFERGVNYRDEGRIQQLDRFGELVTATVSGSKLYDVTVEFGGRSIDTRCTCPYDGGGDCKHVVAVLLDIAASPPQDESERVETVIDDVSTDDLRGFVRDALAEHPELREQFLARFGDDHSSVEEYREEIAQLFEQHADPGVYDAIDFSRFFEIAEQYRDRERYLAAATVYRAVFEEIDEKYNWIDGAHDHYAMTIQTALDGYADCVLATDPTPEQFDTYAGVLKKRATTEPRINDEQFWRALDDLEERYND; the protein is encoded by the coding sequence ATGAACGTCGATAGGGAAACGGTCAAGAACAGAAGCACCGATGCGGTGTTCGAACGTGGAGTCAACTACCGTGACGAGGGACGCATTCAGCAACTCGACCGATTTGGCGAACTCGTTACGGCCACCGTCAGCGGTTCGAAGTTGTACGACGTGACCGTCGAATTCGGCGGGCGGAGTATCGACACGCGGTGTACCTGTCCATACGACGGGGGCGGGGACTGCAAGCACGTCGTCGCGGTACTACTGGACATCGCTGCCAGTCCGCCACAAGACGAGAGCGAGCGTGTCGAGACAGTCATCGACGACGTATCGACTGACGACCTGCGTGGGTTCGTCCGTGACGCCCTCGCCGAACACCCGGAGTTGCGCGAGCAGTTTCTCGCACGCTTTGGCGACGACCACAGCTCGGTCGAGGAGTACCGTGAAGAGATCGCACAACTGTTCGAGCAACACGCGGACCCAGGCGTGTACGACGCGATTGACTTCTCCCGATTTTTCGAGATTGCTGAACAGTACCGTGACCGCGAGCGGTATCTGGCCGCTGCGACTGTCTACCGAGCGGTGTTCGAGGAGATTGACGAGAAGTATAACTGGATCGACGGCGCGCACGACCACTACGCGATGACCATCCAGACCGCACTCGACGGCTACGCCGACTGCGTCCTCGCGACCGACCCGACTCCCGAGCAGTTCGACACGTACGCTGGCGTGCTGAAGAAGCGGGCGACGACGGAGCCGCGGATCAACGACGAGCAGTTCTGGCGGGCACTCGACGATCTCGAGGAGCGGTACAATGATTGA
- a CDS encoding DUF2080 family transposase-associated protein, whose amino-acid sequence MGDRYEIEGEEIVERQVKPFGSGGAHVTAPKDWIGATVKLVRTDEPATEDDE is encoded by the coding sequence ATGGGCGACAGGTACGAGATTGAAGGCGAAGAAATCGTTGAACGGCAAGTCAAACCATTTGGGAGTGGCGGCGCGCACGTCACAGCCCCGAAAGACTGGATCGGTGCAACGGTTAAACTCGTCCGCACTGACGAACCTGCCACCGAAGACGACGAATGA